In Castanea sativa cultivar Marrone di Chiusa Pesio chromosome 6, ASM4071231v1, a single window of DNA contains:
- the LOC142639988 gene encoding uncharacterized protein LOC142639988 has product MEDVGLAVTIAWVLWSNRNDAFTKSVNPSGSQWSPPNYPSYKINVDATSKTAQKAVGASVIIQDHDGKFIAGLSKKFHAPLGIIEAEAKAFEAGIIFAKEVGIRDLVLEGDSLIILQALKQCSNAPSTISSLFYGMLVECNEFRKVSFSHVKRQGNRPAHILAKQALGLADFSAWIEECPCFLEPALVHDVFLSLSL; this is encoded by the exons ATGGAAGATGTTGGTCTAGCTGTAACTATTGCATGGGTTCTATGGTCTAATAGGAATGAT GCCTTCACAAAATCTGTCAACCCATCTGGAAGTCAATGGTCTCCACCTAACTATCCTTCATACAAAATTAATGTTGATGCTACAAGTAAAACGGCTCAAAAGGCTGTAGGTGCTAGTGTTATTATTCAAGACCATGACGGGAAGTTTATTGCTGGTTTGAGCAAGAAATTTCATGCTCCATTGGGAATTATTGAAGCCGAAGCAAAGGCATTTGAAGCTGGAATTATCTTTGCTAAGGAGGTGGGAATTAGAGACTTGGTTTTAGAAGGGGACTCATTGATTATTTTACAAGCTCTAAAGCAATGTTCAAATGCTCCATCAACTATTTCTAGTTTGTTTTATGGGATGCTAGTTGAATGTAATGAGTTTAGGAAGGTGTCTTTCTCTCATGTCAAACGGCAAGGCAATAGGCCTGCTCATATATTGGCAAAACAAGCTCTCGGCTTGGCTGATTTCTCTGCTTGGATTGAAGAGTGTCCTTGTTTCTTAGAACCAGCTCTTGTCCATGatgtatttctttctttatctttatGA